From a region of the Lactuca sativa cultivar Salinas chromosome 4, Lsat_Salinas_v11, whole genome shotgun sequence genome:
- the LOC111884124 gene encoding probable galacturonosyltransferase-like 1, translating into MPPSNLSLLLTLLLLISTDAISTTAAAAAPLYFKEAPKFYNSHNCLPADDICSGNAVHVAMTLDAAYLRGSMAAILSVLQHSSCPENIRFHFVASASAYTDNIQLTLATSFPYLRFNVYRFDDPAVLGLISTSIRSALDCPLNYARNYLADLLPACVNKVVYLDSDLVLVDDIAKLAATPFGDETDRKVLAAPEYCNANFTSYFTPTFWSNPSLSATFSDRKACYFNTGVMVIDLARWREGDYTTKIIEWMELQKRIRIYELGSLPPFLLVFAGKIAPVDHRWNQHGLGGDNFQGLCRDLHPGPVSLLHWSGKGKPWVRLDGNRACPLDTLWAPYDLLQTSNVLES; encoded by the coding sequence ATGCCTCCTTCAAATCTCTCTCTCCTATTAACACTTCTATTACTTATCTCCACCGACGCAATTTCTACCACCGCCGCCGCCGCCGCCCCTCTTTACTTTAAAGAAGCACCCAAATTCTACAACTCACACAATTGCCTTCCCGCCGATGATATCTGCTCCGGTAATGCAGTTCATGTCGCCATGACTCTTGATGCTGCTTACCTCCGGGGATCCATGGCTGCCATTCTTTCCGTCCTTCAACACTCTTCTTGCCCGGAAAACATTCGCTTCCATTTCGTCGCCTCCGCCTCCGCATACACCGACAACATCCAGCTCACACTCGCCACCTCCTTCCCTTACCTCCGTTTCAACGTCTACAGATTCGACGACCCCGCCGTTTTAGGACTCATCTCAACCTCCATTCGCTCCGCCCTCGACTGCCCACTAAACTACGCTCGTAACTACCTCGCCGACCTCCTCCCCGCCTGCGTCAACAAAGTCGTCTACCTCGACTCCGACCTGGTACTCGTCGACGACATTGCAAAACTCGCCGCCACACCCTTCGGAGACGAAACTGATCGCAAAGTCCTCGCAGCACCGGAGTACTGCAACGCCAACTTCACATCCTACTTCACGCCGACGTTCTGGTCAAACCCTTCTCTCTCCGCCACATTCTCCGACCGAAAAGCATGTTACTTCAACACCGGAGTCATGGTGATCGATCTTGCGAGGTGGCGGGAGGGAGATTACACCACAAAGATTATAGAATGGATGGAGTTACAGAAAAGAATAAGGATATACGAACTGGGATCACTACCTCCTTTCCTACTTGTTTTCGCCGGAAAGATAGCTCCGGTGGACCACCGATGGAACCAACATGGATTAGGTGGTGATAATTTTCAAGGTCTTTGCCGTGATTTACATCCGGGGCCGGTGAGTTTACTGCATTGGAGTGGGAAAGGGAAGCCATGGGTTAGACTAGATGGGAATAGAGCTTGTCCTTTGGATACACTTTGGGCACCTTACGATCTTTTACAAACTTCAAATGTTCTTGAATCTTGA